The window GTGCATCCGGGACATAATAGGAGCCGCCGCCTGAACCACCGCCCGGCGTGGGTGTCGGTGTCGGGGTCGGAGACGGGGTTGGTGTCGGCTGTTCCTTATCCGGGTCGGTAGGCGTCGGTATCGGTGTCGGCGTAGTGGTATCGGTTGCCGGGGTTGTTGGGGATGGTGTCGGTGTTGCTGGTTTCGGGTCGGCCTTGTCAAACATGTCATCGGCTTCTCCTTTGGTCACCGGGTCGTTCGGATGGAGCTTGTTATCCTCCGTATCCCCGATGATACCATCCTCCTTTCCAACAATGACATAGCCCTTGTTATCGTCCGCGATATCCGACTGGTCATCGTAGCCGCTGTGTCCTTGGGTGTTTTTCGCTTCCTCGTCCTGGCCCTTGGCCCGCACCATCATTTTAATGATCTCGGCGCGGGTGATGGGCTCGTCGGGTTTGAAGCCGTCCGGGTAATCGGCAGGGTCAATGATGCCGGTGTCAACGAGGGCCTCGATGTACTTCTCCGCCCAATGTCCGTCGATGTCGGGAAAGCTGGGCGTGTCTTTTTCCGATCCGGTGGTGTCCAGCTTCAGCTCCTTTGCCAGTTCCGCGGCAAATTCCCCGCGGGTGATGATATCGTTCTGCCCTATGAACAGTTCAGGATGCAGGCGATAGGCAATATAAAAGCCGCTGGTCACCAGCAGCACTGCCAGAAGAAATACCGCGAGGATACATTTCCTTTTGTCTTTCAGGTTCATAAATTTTTCATACCTCTCTTCCTTTTAAATTTGATTGTGAAAAAGCCGGAATCATATTCTTGATTCCGGCTTTAAGTCCTTAATATTTTCATAGCTTCAGCTCCATGCCTCCCGGCTCCTGCCCATCGCGGTGTGCATCCAGTATCTCCTGCGTGGGGTAGATGACCTTTCCCTCTACCATTTCAAAAACGCAGAAGTCATCGCGGTCACAGATCATGATCCTGTGCTGGTAGTCCTTCTGCATCTCGATGTAATCCTGTACCTCCTTGGAGCTGCACAGCCATACGCCGGAGGTGTAGCGGCCGTCCGGCAGGTAGCAGTAGCCGCTGAACTGCGGCTCGTTGCCCTTTAAATCCAGTGCGCCGATGGGCCGGATTTGAGAGAGCTGGAGGCGGGCCTTCTCAGAGAGGGCTTCCGGTTTTGCGATACCGAAGACGTCGCTCCGGTTCCAGCGGACATGTTCGCCATCCGCAAGAGAGACAGTGAAAATGGAACGGCCAATGGGATAGGGATTGCTGCCGTTGCCTCCGGTGCAGAAATAGAGCTGCCGTTCCGCGTTTCGGTATTCCTCCGGCAGTGCGGAGGAGTGAAGAACAATCACTTTTCCCGCGATGGACATGTCATAACCGACCTGCCGGCAATCCTCCTGTGTTAATAGGGTCTTATCACTCATGTCGTTGTCCCTTCCTCTGCTCAACGAGTTCCAGGAGCTTTGCGGCAATGGAAATCTGCTTTTCCTCCGGCATCTCCCGGATGGCGGCATGGACATAAGCTTCCACTGCCTCCGGCGACATGTCGCCCACCTCAATGAGATCGACCTTCTTCACGCTGACGGTTCCCTGGCTGACGCCGACCTTGACGATATCGCCGTAGTCCATGCCGGAGGCTGTGCGGAGCTCCTTGGGGATGAGGACGCGGCCTTTGCCGTCCATGATCTTGTAAATCGGTTTTGCTTTCATACGAAATAGCCCTCCTTTTTCATGACCTCCCGAACGGTTTCGGGGTGGACGCCGAAGGATTGGAACAGGGTCTTAAGACCATCCGGCAGGCGGTTCAGGATATCCGACTCCTTGATGATGATGGCGCCGGGAACACAGGTGACGTCCAGATCGCTGTCGATGGGAATGCCTGCGGCGTTTAAAAGCTCATGAGGAAGCGCGAAGTCATCCTCCGCTTCACCGTCCTCCGGTTCCTCATCCTCGTCACAGTCCGGAGCGAATGCAAAGGTTACCGGGGTATCTGGCGAGACGACCATCACCGGGCAGGGAAGCAGTCCTTCCTCTGAAATCGCCAGGGTCACGGTCATCTCTGAGTCTGGCTGGATAGCCGCCGCGTTGATGAATTCCATGGGCAACGGCAGGCGGCCTTCCTTGTCTACGCAAATACGTTTTTCAATCAGTTTCATAATGGTTTTCCTCCTAAATTTGATTTTTGAATAGTTATTCCATGCCATAAAATCCGGCAAGGTCGAAGAGCCCCAGCTGGGTCGGCATATCCCGCAGCCGTTCGCCGGTGTCGTAGTTGGAGATCAGGACTTCGGCATACTCGCTGCCGTTATCATAACGCTGGGCCAGATTGTTCAGGCGGCTGACCGATTCAATCTGGAAGTCCTGATATAGCTCCCGTATGAATTCACAGTCGTTGTAGCTTACCAGACACTTGCCCTGACAACCTGCCAGCGCATCCCGCAGACGGTAGTGATCCTCCTTGAGAAATTCCACCGCATAGTGACCTTCTGTCAAATAGTACGGCGGGTCGCAGTAGATAAAGGCGTTCTCCCGGTCGTATTGCTTGATTACATCCTCGAAGTCCTTATTCTCGATGACGGTATCCTTTAATCTTCGGCTGCCCTGCCAGAGCAGATGAAAGGTCTTACGGATATCGAAGGGCTGGCAGCCGTAGCTGGTACAGCCGCTTCCGTAACTGTAGCGTATGAGCTTAAAGAAGGCAGCGGCGCGTTTGATGTCATTCATCTGTGCCTTCTCAATGAGGATGGTTTTGATTTCCTCGAACTGGATCGGAGTCAGCTGCCGCTGAGCCAGCTCCAGTTCCTTCAGCATAAATTCGCTGGTGAATTCCTCCTTCTCCAGATATCGTTTTAGGACCATAAACTCGTCGCGGCCGTTTAATGGAAGGAATCCCAGTTCCGTCAGGAACGCCATCGGCTGGTCACGGACACAGCGGAACAGATTCGTCAGGTCGGAATTATAATCGTTGTACACCTCCATGACCGCGTTCAGGGGACGCCCAAACAGCACCCAGCCTCCGCCGCCGAAGACTTCGACATACCGCCCGTATTCCTTAGGCATCCTTTGGTAAATGAGATCCCGCAATGCTTTCTTGCCGCCCACCCAGCTGATGATGCTGTTCATCGCATCACCTGCCTTTCTTTTTGCCGTGTATCCGATCCAGGTCGGTCTTTAAACAGGAACCGTCGGGACTCCAGCAGATAAATCCGACGCCGGGATAAGGACAGCCCTCGCAGCGGGAAGGCTCCTTCGGGGAAGGTATCGTAAACTTCGGAGGTCCGGTGATCTCCGCGACTGTTTTTTCTTCTGTTTTTAAATCATGATTCATAGCTTCAGCTCCTTCCTCGGAAAACAAAAAAGGCGCTGCCTTTTTTGTAAAGACAGCGCCATTCTGTTCCGATATGTAGTTGGCCGGTCAACGCATCTGTTGGCCGGTTTGCTTGATGGAAAAGTCCAGGGTCATTTCCTGGTTGTTGCGGCGGATGATGCCATAGGGAGTAGTGATGGCTTTTGCTTCCTGCATCCATTTGGAATCGCAGCGTGAAAAGTGGAGCAGCTTCAAGTCGGGATCGCTTTCCGGAATGTGATAGCGTAGGAGGAATTCCTGCCTTGCATATTCTTCTGGTGAGGATAGGTCAGGATTAAAATCATAGCAGTCCAGGTTTCTGGTCAAGTCCAACGCCTGGTCGATGTCCGAGCAATCGCTGATTTCCAGGGCAGCTTTGAATTTCGGAAGCTCTCCGGCGTTCTCCAGTTCTCGGATACGTTCGGCAAGGAGATTCATTTTATCAATGTCCTCACTGAAAGAGAAAGCCTGCTCCAGCATCGGAATGGGACTGGAGCAATGGGTAAACACACATTCCTCCAGTGATACCGCACCCAGCTGCTCCAGTGCCGCGAGGATTTTCTTATCTCCAGCCGGCAGGAGAAGCGGCACAGTCTTATCCGGTTCCTTATCTTCCATATTAAAATCCGCCTCGGCTAGCTGGAGTTTGAAAATATATGGTGCTTCCTCCGGGAGATCGGGAAGGTGAGCGCCGTCATAGATTTGGTTCATAACACCGGAGCCATGCACTACATAATAACCATTCTTGAATATACCGCCTTCCGCTTTCCGCTGCTCATAACCGATTTTCTCATAGTCCAGCAGCTCCAGCAGTTCCTTCTGATACTCCGGCGGTATATGATTGACCGCGTCGATGAAGTCGTTGTCCACATAGAATTTTCCGAGCTCCCGATCATTGTTCACGGGAACCACATGGACATCCTCCAGACTATAAGTTAGATTAATGAGTGCTTTCATGTCCGGCCGTTCATCGCCCATCGCCACACACCCGTTGAAAGCCAGCAGGTCATGCGTGGGCAGATCGCTGATGCGGTGTGCCAAAAAATTTAGTTTGTCGAGGGAAGGCTTCTCCTGAATGAAGTTCAGTTCCTCGCCCTGCATATTAAAGCACTCGACAATTTGATATGGCAGACCGTCCCTGATCCGGGCGCGATCCATTGCGTCCTGTATCTCGTCCCGGCTGGCGGGAAGGTTTAGGTAAGCACCGACATATCCCGGCGCGTCATATAAGTCCGACCGCATGAGTGTAACGATCATCACTTTTTCTTTCTGCATTTGATCAACTCCTTCTGAAATAAAAAAGCGCCCTTCAGTTTCAGGTAGAAACCAAAGAGCGCTACATGTTCATCTGCAATCCCTGGTCGGGATAGAGGATAGCGAAGCGTGCAGTCTGCAGCTTTTCCGCCTCACCGTTTTTAATAATTTCGTTGTGTGAGCCGATCCACTGTAAGTCCTCCAGAGCAGCTAGCTCGGGCGGGCCTTGTCCATACCGGAAGGATTGGACAACCACAGAGATATATTCCGAGCAGCCGCAGTCCTCTACCAGCTCCTGATATGTCTGCGATCTTTGTATGTCCTCCACTTCAGGGATGCCGCCCATGATGGCAACGTCGCGGATGCCGGTATTGGTTTCCAAACCGATGAGTGAAAATATCTTGCTCATCACATCCCTCCCATCACGGGACCGCCGTGTTCAAGGTCGGGAGCTTTGTTTTTCATTTCATTCTCCAGCTTAAGGGAATAGTTTTCATGATTCCAAAAACTGACGTAAATCTCGCCGTCAGGAGTTTTGATGGGACGCTGCTCGAAACCTTCGCCGTATCCGTCAGAATTTTGTCCAGAGACATAATCCAAGAGTGCGGCAACTTCTTCGCCGGAGAGGGGCTCCTTCAGTCCGGCATTCATAACTCCCCACAGCTCGCCGTCAACAACCTCCACTGATGGATAAAGGCTATACACTTTTTTGTTGAGAGCTTCGTCGTGGATATATTCGGCAAGACCTCGATCGTTTTCGAAGAAACGATTCTCCTTGGCAATGGCAGCGAGAATCTGATCCTCATATGCCACAGCTTCCCTGGGAGAAAGTTCTTCCTGATCATCTTCCGAGCAGTCGTACTGAGGATAGGTGATGAGCTTCAGAGGAAAAAAGAATCGCATGGTTTCATTTGACATCGTGTTGTCCTCCAATCTTTTTGAGTTGTCAGTGCTTTCAGGGAAATAAAAAAAGGGCTATGCTTTTCGTTTTTAGAAAAACATAGCCCACATTTTTTTAGCTCAGTGCCAAAAAGACACTCCATTTTTAGCCTGTAAATAAAAATAAAAACATCAAGATATCCTCATAACAGGAATATTCAAGTTAACTAATATAGAAAACATAGCCTTTATCGTGGGCGTGTTGACAAATCGGATAATAGAACTGATCGGCATCAGTGTTGCCCATGACCAAGACCACGTATCTGCCAGAAAAAACTGCTTTAGAGCGATGGAAAGCAGTTACGAAATGTGATATATTTTTTCTTATATGTATGTTATAAAATTATGATGATGAACAAATCAAAGAACACAAAAGGGTATAAGTGAAAAATGTATGAATTTGCGAAAGAATTGTTTTTTAACGCCACGATCATGATATCGTTTATTACTTTGAGTAACCAATTATTTAGAGAAAAAATTGCAACACCTTCTTCAACAATGCATAGGAAAGTATTAACTGGGTTAATGGCGGGGTTGCTAGGTTGCCTGCTAATGGTTTTCAGCGTACATGTTACGTCTGATATATATCTTGATTTGCGCAATCTGCCGATAATTATGATGGCGCTATATACGACATTTCCGTCAGCAATTGTTGCGTCATTAGTAATAGGACTGTTTCGTATAGCATACTTTGGCATAAACCAATCATCTATTATTGCTTTTGTCGCCGCAATTTGCATAGGTATAGGATGCGGATTAATAGGAAAGTTAAACATTAGAAGGTCGGTAAAGTGGATATTGTCTATATTGATAGCATTCATTATTGCTGCATTGCCAATGGCTGTTGCTTTGTCATAGGCTTTCAAAAATAGTATGTTATCAATCAATTTCAAATTAATGCTGAGGAATATGTCAGCGACAAAGGAGAAAATGCTGAAGCGATTAATCACAATTAGTAACTTAAAACTTATAAACTATATGAATATGAGTATTTTAACTTGACATAGCCATAATTTGCATGGTATTCTCTTAATAATCTCTTTGCACTGCATATAAATCTACAGTACAATCTGATCAGGCGATGAACTTTGTAAAAGTTCATGGGGCTGGGCCTAATTAGGCAGCAGGTGAATACAACCTGTGGGACAGTAAAATGTTCCACAGGTTTTTTTTATATCTATTTTGGGACATATCTGAAGATTGCAATGCCATAGAGCTATCTTATAACAAGAAAAATTGGAGGTAACTATTATGACAGATGAAAAGATCAACAGGCTGAAGGGGCTGACAACCTCAGAGGCAACAAAGCTTCAAGAACAGTACGGCAAGAATGAGCTAGTTCCGGAAAAGAAAGAAAATATATTTCATAAAATCTTTCAAGTCATCACAGAGCCAATGTTTTTATTACTGATCATTGCAGCAGCAGTCTACTTTATACTTGGAGAGCCAAAAGACGGAGCAATCATGCTCGTATTTGTAATCGGGATAATAAGCATTGAAGCAATTCAGGAATGGAAAACAGATAAGACACTGAAGGCATTGAAGGACTTATCGGCTCCTCGTATCAAGGTGCTGCGTGATGGGGAAGAAAAGATTATCAACAGTGTGGATTTGGTTCCTGGAGATATCATGTTCATAGCGGAAGGTGTCAAAATTCCGGCAGACGGAACTGTTGTAAGGGCAAGTACGCTATGTGTTGACGAATCCTCTCTCACTGGAGAATCGCTTGGTGTCTGGAAAGTGACTAGCGATAATTATGTTAATGAAAACAATGATTATTGGCGACGTGATTATTGCTATGCAGGAACCCTTGTTACACAGGGTACAGGTACTGTTTTAGTTGATAAAATCGGACTTTCTAGTGAGTATGGAAAGATCGGCAAGGATATCGCTGTTGCCCCGATAGGAGATACACCTCTTCAGAAGCAGACAGGCCGATTGGTAAAGCTGAGCGGTATGATTGCTGCGGTGCTGTTTGTTTTGGTTGGTGTTGTTACATTCTTTAACATTCCTGATCACATAATTAAAAGCAGAGTTATTGAAAGCATACTATCAGGAATTACCCTTGCAATGGCTATGATTCCAGAGGAGTTTCCAGTTATATTGACGGTTTTCTTGTCCATGGGTGCTTGGAGGCTTGCAAAAAAACAATCGCTTGTAAGAAGGCTTCCTTCAGTTGAAACCTTAGGTGCAGTATCTGTTCTGTGTGTCGATAAGACAGGCACAATAACACTAAACAAAATGTCAGTTAGAGAAACCTTCAGCACCTCAGGCGATGAAAAATACATATCCAAGATAATGGGTATGGGCTGCAAGCCTGACGCGTACGATCCTATGGAAAAGGCTATGATCGCTCGATGTGAAGAACTGGGGATTTCAAGAGAGCTTCTTTTTAGCGGGCAGCTGCTAAAAGAATATGCCTTCACTGATGAATTAAAAATGATGGGCCATGTCTGGAAGAATGGAACTGAGATTGTAGTTGCCGCGAAAGGCTCTCCTGAGCGTATTCTTACAATATGCGACATTTCTCCCGACGAAAGAAAAATAGCCGAAGATAAGATTTACGAAATGTCCAAGCAAGGTCTTCGTGTGATTGCGATTGGCCAGATGGTTATCCAAAATAAAAATGAAATTCCGGATACCCTCCTGGACTGCAAGCTAGAGCTTCTGGGAATGGTAGGTCTTGCAGATCCGCCGAGAGAATCGGTAAAAGAAGATATCAAGACCTGTACAAAAGCCGGAGTTCGAGTGGTTATGATAACCGGGGACAACGGAATTACAGCAAGCTCCATAGCAAATCAAATCAATATGCCAAATAGCGACCATATAATAACTGGTGACGAACTCAATGAAATGAGTGACGACGAGCTGAGAGAAAGAGTGAAGGATGTTAGCGTCTTCTCTCGTGTTCTTCCTGAACATAAGATGCGAATTGTGAAAGCCTTTAAAGAAAATGGCGAAGTGGTAGCAATGACTGGAGATGGTGTTAACGACGCGCCAGCACTGAAATATGCTGATATTGGAATAGCAATGGGCAAGCGTGGCTCGGAGGTTTCAAGGGAAGCTGCAGACCTGATACTTCTGGATGATAACTTTTCAACAATTGTTGATACTATTAAGGATGGCAGAAGGATATATGACAACATTAAAAAGGCAGTTGGGTATGTATTTACTATCCATATACCTATAGCATTTGCTTCACTTCTTGCGCCTTTTATGGGGATAAGTCCTACGAGCCTCTTGCTTCTTCCGCTGCATGTAGTTTTGCTGGAGCTAGTAATTGACCCGACCTGCTCAATTGTATTAGAGCGCCAGCCTGCTGAGTCTAACATTATGCAAAGGCCACCACGCAATCCAAAAGAAAAGCTTTTAACAGCAGCAATGCTATCCAAGAGTGTAATGCAAGGCTTAGTAATATTCGGAGCATCCTTTGCAACGTACTACCATTTCATAAATATGTATCCGGAAAATGCACCTCTTGCAAGAACGATGGGGCTAAGCATTATATTCCTTTCCAATGTTCTGCTTGTGCAAGTAAACAGTTCAAATACAGAGTTTGCCTTTAGAACTTTTATCAGACAGATAAAGGATAAAGTAATGTGGGGTGTTATCATTGGCACTTTAGCCGGACTGCTTATTATGCTTTATACGCCACTTAGTGGATTTTTGAAATTAGCACCGTTGTCTTCAGAGCAACTGCTGCTTTCGGCTGGAATCTCATGTATAGCGGTGCTGTGGTATGAGTTGGTAAAACTTTTCCGAAAAGTCATTTTCAAGCAGGAGGCTTAGAGTGGTGAAGGATGATAATAAAGCATTGAGATATGTTAGGAAGAACATCATTCTTGATTCTATACTCTTTATATTTATGGCGGGATTAGCTGTTAGTTGGGATTCGGATTTGCATCCTATTCTTGGCATAATAGTAGTGATATTAGTATTGATTCATATTGCTTGGCATCAAAAACAAATAAAAGTAATGTTTCGCCAGGCTTTTCCAAATTTAACTATACAAAGACCAATAAAAACGATGCTTTTAGTTTTAGGCCTTATAGCCCTGATCCTATCGCTATTCATGGTATTTGAATAGACAGCATTTTTCAAACAAGTAAAATAAAACAATTGAAAGAGGTGTAATAGAATGAGTTTTTTTTCAAAATCATCAAAAGGGAATCACTATAGGCAAGGTAATTATGGAAGTAATCATTATCAGAAAAAGGGTATATTTGGCAACTTGCTTAATATGTTTGGTTCGGGAAGTGGTTCTGGGGGGCACTACAATAATTACGGGAACCAACCTTACCCGCCACAACAGGGCTATCCTCAAGGGCAGCAGAATCCATCATCAGTTCAGCAAAATACACTCGCATGTAATAAATGCAATTCCCGGGTTCCAGCAGGGTCGAAGTTTTGTCTGAACTGTGGTGAACAGGTCAAAACGGAGTTGTATTGCCAAAATTGCGGAGGAAAAATGCCACCCAATGCTAAATTTTGTAACAATTGCGGAAATAAGTTGAATGGTTGAGTTGATGCGATGTTTTAGTGAATTAAAACATCGAGGGAAAAAATACGGGGAATATACAATTGAGGAAGTAGCCGGTGAAGGAAGATACGGCTTGTGCTTTCATGCTAAAAACGACCATGGACAAAGGGTTGTTCTTAAAAGATTCAAACCTAGTATCTTTGCGCGAAATTCAGATAAGAATGCACATGAGGCAGTCATACTCTCAAAGCTCAGGGACTATCGAATCCCTGAGCTTCTGGGTGTGATAAATGAAAAATCATTCTATGCGTTTGTATTGGAGTTGAAACCTGGAATTACTCTAAAAGATATGCTTTTTAAGTATAATTATAAATTTTCAGATGAGGAAATATTTGATATTGGGATTAAGATCATAAACATAATCAAATATCTGCATGAAAATGGTGTGGCCCATAGGGATATAAGGATACCTAATGTTCTCGTTGATCAAGAGGATGTATATCTTATTGACTTTGGATTAGCCAGATTTGCAGATAATAACCTATATAAATATGATCTAGATTATTCTTATTTTGGTGACTTACTTCTTTACTTGATTTATTCCTCTTTTCAAAAGAAAGATAAAAAAAGGCAGCCTTGGTATGAGGAATTACCATTAAAGGAAAAGCAACAGCATTTTTTAAAGAGATTAATGGGGCTTGATATTATATATGAAAGCATCACCGATATTGAGACGGATTTTAATGATGCGTTTACTATTGCCAAGGATTGTACAAGGGCACAGACAAATTTCGAATTTGAATAAAAGGATCGGTAAGGTAAAATGAAATGTTGAAAAAACTCCAGGATATTGATAAAAAAACAAAAATCAAGTTCTCTATCCTTCTGATCTTTTCAGTAGTAATTGTGGCATTTATCCTAAGCAATTATGATTGGATTTTAAACAAACTAAATGATGCAGAGACGATAAGACAATATGTTCTTTCTAAAGGGTTCTTAGGATTTATCTCATTTGTTGTTATCCAGGCGTTACATGTTTTGCTGGTTGTGATACCAGGTGATATATTCAATTTCACTGGAGGTTACGTTTTTGGTATTCCGATAGGCTTTGGCTTGTCGATACTGGGTATTATGGCCGGAACAATGAGCGCATTCTTTATTTCTAAAACCTTGGGTGCTGAGTTTGTATCAAAATTGGTACACCATGATAAATTGAAAAAAATAAGCGACTTGGTTAACTCAACTAAAGGCTCATTCGGTATCATGATTATTTGTCTGCTTCCATTCATCCCCAAGGATTTACTGGTGTATATAGCAGGATTGACTCCTATAAAAGCTTCACGATTTTTCTTGATATATGGAATGTCAAGGATACCTGGAACACTAATTTGGGTTTCAGCTGGATCACAGACTCAAGAAAATAATTTGCAGGGGCTAATATTAACCTTTGTTGCATTGGCCTGCTTTATTGGTGTTGGTGCTTTGCTGCAGAAAAGGTACGGGAAAAGTTTATTGAAGAGTTAAATCAATAAGTATTTCATGGGAGTGTTTATTATGCCGATGGATTTATTTGCTATGCACACCCCTGAAAAATGCACACCCCCTTACCTTGAAATCGTTTGACATAGGCTTTTCATTTTTACTAAAAAACTTAATAGTGCTTAAAGATGTGCTTATATCTTATTACGGTATATTTGCGGCGTCTTCCTTCCTGTTATACTTTTTATTGGAAAATACTACTGAAGCGAACAAGATATATAGTCAAATGAAAGATGACGCTAAGAAAGATTTTTTAACCGGATTGAACAATGTCAGGCAATTTGACACGCTATTAAATAAAGCCATTAACGAAGCAAATGAAAGAAATGAAAATCTCTCGTTTCTTTTTATTGATGTTGATTTTTTTAAAAAAGTAAATGACACTTACGGGCATACTGAAGGAGATCTTGTCTTAAAACAACTAGGCGATATCATCAAAAATACTTGCCGGAGTTTTGATATTGTTTCCCGAAACGGAGGCGAGGAGTTTTCA of the Desulfitibacter alkalitolerans DSM 16504 genome contains:
- a CDS encoding DNA adenine methylase; the protein is MNSIISWVGGKKALRDLIYQRMPKEYGRYVEVFGGGGWVLFGRPLNAVMEVYNDYNSDLTNLFRCVRDQPMAFLTELGFLPLNGRDEFMVLKRYLEKEEFTSEFMLKELELAQRQLTPIQFEEIKTILIEKAQMNDIKRAAAFFKLIRYSYGSGCTSYGCQPFDIRKTFHLLWQGSRRLKDTVIENKDFEDVIKQYDRENAFIYCDPPYYLTEGHYAVEFLKEDHYRLRDALAGCQGKCLVSYNDCEFIRELYQDFQIESVSRLNNLAQRYDNGSEYAEVLISNYDTGERLRDMPTQLGLFDLAGFYGME
- a CDS encoding antirestriction protein ArdA, translated to MQKEKVMIVTLMRSDLYDAPGYVGAYLNLPASRDEIQDAMDRARIRDGLPYQIVECFNMQGEELNFIQEKPSLDKLNFLAHRISDLPTHDLLAFNGCVAMGDERPDMKALINLTYSLEDVHVVPVNNDRELGKFYVDNDFIDAVNHIPPEYQKELLELLDYEKIGYEQRKAEGGIFKNGYYVVHGSGVMNQIYDGAHLPDLPEEAPYIFKLQLAEADFNMEDKEPDKTVPLLLPAGDKKILAALEQLGAVSLEECVFTHCSSPIPMLEQAFSFSEDIDKMNLLAERIRELENAGELPKFKAALEISDCSDIDQALDLTRNLDCYDFNPDLSSPEEYARQEFLLRYHIPESDPDLKLLHFSRCDSKWMQEAKAITTPYGIIRRNNQEMTLDFSIKQTGQQMR
- a CDS encoding LytS/YhcK type 5TM receptor domain-containing protein, coding for MAGLLGCLLMVFSVHVTSDIYLDLRNLPIIMMALYTTFPSAIVASLVIGLFRIAYFGINQSSIIAFVAAICIGIGCGLIGKLNIRRSVKWILSILIAFIIAALPMAVALS
- a CDS encoding cation-translocating P-type ATPase encodes the protein MTDEKINRLKGLTTSEATKLQEQYGKNELVPEKKENIFHKIFQVITEPMFLLLIIAAAVYFILGEPKDGAIMLVFVIGIISIEAIQEWKTDKTLKALKDLSAPRIKVLRDGEEKIINSVDLVPGDIMFIAEGVKIPADGTVVRASTLCVDESSLTGESLGVWKVTSDNYVNENNDYWRRDYCYAGTLVTQGTGTVLVDKIGLSSEYGKIGKDIAVAPIGDTPLQKQTGRLVKLSGMIAAVLFVLVGVVTFFNIPDHIIKSRVIESILSGITLAMAMIPEEFPVILTVFLSMGAWRLAKKQSLVRRLPSVETLGAVSVLCVDKTGTITLNKMSVRETFSTSGDEKYISKIMGMGCKPDAYDPMEKAMIARCEELGISRELLFSGQLLKEYAFTDELKMMGHVWKNGTEIVVAAKGSPERILTICDISPDERKIAEDKIYEMSKQGLRVIAIGQMVIQNKNEIPDTLLDCKLELLGMVGLADPPRESVKEDIKTCTKAGVRVVMITGDNGITASSIANQINMPNSDHIITGDELNEMSDDELRERVKDVSVFSRVLPEHKMRIVKAFKENGEVVAMTGDGVNDAPALKYADIGIAMGKRGSEVSREAADLILLDDNFSTIVDTIKDGRRIYDNIKKAVGYVFTIHIPIAFASLLAPFMGISPTSLLLLPLHVVLLELVIDPTCSIVLERQPAESNIMQRPPRNPKEKLLTAAMLSKSVMQGLVIFGASFATYYHFINMYPENAPLARTMGLSIIFLSNVLLVQVNSSNTEFAFRTFIRQIKDKVMWGVIIGTLAGLLIMLYTPLSGFLKLAPLSSEQLLLSAGISCIAVLWYELVKLFRKVIFKQEA
- a CDS encoding zinc-ribbon domain-containing protein translates to MFGSGSGSGGHYNNYGNQPYPPQQGYPQGQQNPSSVQQNTLACNKCNSRVPAGSKFCLNCGEQVKTELYCQNCGGKMPPNAKFCNNCGNKLNG
- a CDS encoding protein kinase family protein, which gives rise to MVELMRCFSELKHRGKKYGEYTIEEVAGEGRYGLCFHAKNDHGQRVVLKRFKPSIFARNSDKNAHEAVILSKLRDYRIPELLGVINEKSFYAFVLELKPGITLKDMLFKYNYKFSDEEIFDIGIKIINIIKYLHENGVAHRDIRIPNVLVDQEDVYLIDFGLARFADNNLYKYDLDYSYFGDLLLYLIYSSFQKKDKKRQPWYEELPLKEKQQHFLKRLMGLDIIYESITDIETDFNDAFTIAKDCTRAQTNFEFE
- a CDS encoding TVP38/TMEM64 family protein → MLKKLQDIDKKTKIKFSILLIFSVVIVAFILSNYDWILNKLNDAETIRQYVLSKGFLGFISFVVIQALHVLLVVIPGDIFNFTGGYVFGIPIGFGLSILGIMAGTMSAFFISKTLGAEFVSKLVHHDKLKKISDLVNSTKGSFGIMIICLLPFIPKDLLVYIAGLTPIKASRFFLIYGMSRIPGTLIWVSAGSQTQENNLQGLILTFVALACFIGVGALLQKRYGKSLLKS
- a CDS encoding GGDEF domain-containing protein; amino-acid sequence: MKDDAKKDFLTGLNNVRQFDTLLNKAINEANERNENLSFLFIDVDFFKKVNDTYGHTEGDLVLKQLGDIIKNTCRSFDIVSRNGGEEFSAILLDCPLDRAVKVAERVRNNIEHHGFILSTGQEIKMTVSIGVSSYPEDTLDADKLVEYSDIALYNAKREGRNNVSTKK